In a genomic window of Petrotoga mexicana DSM 14811:
- a CDS encoding flagellar basal body P-ring protein FlgI — protein MRKNLFVTFLLILIVNIYAFAGVRIKDISNFRGARDNQLFGIGLVTGLDGSGDSGDVPSEMINNMLANFNINLTSYVETENTALVMVFADIPSFYKEGMRLDVTVAAIGDSDSIENGVLMQTPLYGADNKVYAVAQGNVLTGGANIRSSSNLQDRYKVVGYIPEGAIIEKEIPAQIVNENTVTINLKQPDITTSARVANAINSTFSLKIAKALDPSSIRIEVPKYFEEDIISFLALIEEIEITPDVKAKIVINEKTGTIVLGGDVEIADFTVSYGNFSVSVENGKISGKPATVSNLITALKTAGATPQDIIAIIQSAQAYIYADLVVM, from the coding sequence ATGAGAAAAAATTTATTTGTCACCTTTTTATTAATTTTAATTGTTAATATATATGCCTTTGCTGGAGTTAGAATAAAAGATATATCTAATTTCAGAGGTGCAAGGGACAATCAATTATTTGGAATCGGTTTAGTTACGGGTTTAGATGGTAGCGGTGATTCAGGGGATGTACCCTCTGAGATGATAAACAATATGCTGGCTAATTTTAACATCAATCTTACCTCTTATGTAGAAACAGAAAATACAGCGCTTGTTATGGTCTTTGCTGATATACCTTCTTTTTACAAGGAAGGTATGAGATTAGACGTTACTGTAGCTGCCATAGGAGATTCTGATTCAATTGAAAATGGAGTCTTAATGCAAACACCTCTTTATGGTGCTGATAATAAAGTGTATGCTGTTGCACAAGGGAATGTCTTAACTGGTGGAGCCAATATCCGTTCATCATCTAACCTACAAGACAGATACAAAGTTGTTGGTTATATCCCTGAAGGGGCAATTATAGAGAAAGAAATTCCTGCACAGATTGTAAATGAAAATACGGTAACTATCAACTTGAAACAACCAGATATAACAACATCGGCGAGAGTTGCCAACGCAATAAATTCAACTTTTTCATTAAAAATAGCAAAAGCTCTTGATCCATCTTCGATTAGAATAGAAGTTCCAAAATATTTTGAAGAGGATATCATATCTTTTTTAGCTTTAATTGAAGAGATAGAGATTACTCCCGATGTAAAAGCCAAGATAGTAATCAACGAAAAAACAGGAACAATAGTTCTTGGAGGAGATGTTGAAATAGCAGATTTCACCGTTAGTTATGGTAACTTCAGTGTAAGTGTTGAAAACGGGAAAATAAGTGGAAAACCTGCAACGGTTTCAAATTTGATTACAGCTTTGAAAACGGCTGGAGCAACTCCTCAAGATATAATTGCAATTATTCAAAGCGCTCAAGCTTACATATATGCTGACTTGGTGGTGATGTAA
- the lepB gene encoding signal peptidase I — protein MSLLKEATKKKIKDETLDWIYAIIYALIFGTIIRLYVFETMMVPTPSMVPTIQVYDRLFVEKVTYEFAEPNRGSIVVFWTPFVDIRAQQQLRAFDKFMDFFAPAKFEGHVKYVKRLVGKPGDTLRLVPVEETFWEDIKNGKIQNIPDWLDFIIDYYESVDYIPTQIKNKVSKLEINGEILPEFENIYYLRDAIFEDPKFFDYIAYPDKYSYEIATSDLFFMYKDNFTGRLIPAKPTIEWYKEMRDTLLFTDFYENELSKLDLPSLIFKDEKGLVNVKIPEGYYFFMGDNTLESQDSRFFGFVPVENVIGTTFLRIYPFDRFGKI, from the coding sequence TTGAGCCTTTTGAAAGAGGCTACTAAGAAAAAAATTAAAGATGAAACCTTAGATTGGATTTACGCCATAATATATGCACTAATATTCGGAACAATTATTAGACTGTACGTGTTTGAAACAATGATGGTTCCCACTCCTTCTATGGTTCCAACAATCCAGGTATACGACAGGTTATTTGTAGAAAAAGTTACTTATGAATTTGCTGAACCAAATAGAGGCTCGATAGTGGTTTTTTGGACACCTTTTGTGGATATCAGGGCACAACAACAGTTACGTGCTTTTGATAAGTTTATGGATTTTTTTGCTCCAGCAAAATTTGAAGGCCATGTAAAATATGTGAAGAGATTGGTGGGGAAACCGGGTGATACCTTGAGATTGGTACCGGTCGAAGAAACTTTTTGGGAAGATATTAAAAATGGTAAAATTCAAAATATTCCCGATTGGTTAGATTTTATTATTGATTATTATGAAAGTGTAGATTATATTCCAACCCAGATAAAAAACAAGGTTTCAAAACTTGAAATAAACGGCGAAATACTACCTGAATTTGAAAATATTTATTATTTAAGAGATGCAATATTTGAAGATCCTAAATTCTTTGATTATATAGCCTATCCTGATAAATACAGTTATGAAATCGCTACATCTGATTTATTTTTTATGTATAAAGATAACTTCACAGGCAGATTGATACCAGCAAAACCCACTATTGAATGGTACAAAGAAATGAGAGATACACTCTTATTTACTGATTTTTATGAAAACGAACTTTCAAAATTGGATTTACCTTCTTTAATATTCAAAGATGAAAAAGGCCTCGTAAATGTGAAAATTCCAGAAGGATACTATTTCTTCATGGGTGATAATACACTGGAAAGTCAAGATAGCCGCTTTTTTGGATTTGTTCCTGTTGAGAACGTAATTGGAACAACTTTTTTAAGAATTTATCCGTTTGACAGATTTGGAAAGATATAG
- a CDS encoding lipoate--protein ligase family protein — protein MIKIIVDEPYEGSMNMALDISIAKLSTIRKISTLRIYQWKYPTLSLGKHQKTNNLNWEFIKSNNISIVRRPSGGRAVLHNNEITYSFSTFVSNKNLPNNLLASYMKISQALIRSLHALGIEADLERSKKEGVTKDLCYDAPSFYEVKVNGKKLIGSAQYRTANFILQHGSIPIKHDYETYINSFKYSHTDWIKRHLISSTIDLETILKKPISKIEIVRAFEIGFKSVFKEEISEGFLEQEEIILAQKMKNNFIVLEEKN, from the coding sequence ATGATAAAAATAATTGTTGACGAACCTTATGAGGGTTCTATGAATATGGCATTGGATATATCCATAGCCAAACTAAGTACAATTAGAAAAATTTCTACTTTAAGGATCTACCAATGGAAATACCCCACCTTATCCCTTGGGAAACATCAAAAAACGAACAACCTAAACTGGGAGTTTATAAAAAGTAACAATATTTCTATTGTAAGAAGACCCTCAGGTGGGAGAGCGGTTTTACATAATAATGAAATAACCTATTCATTTTCAACTTTTGTTAGCAACAAAAACTTACCAAATAATCTACTTGCCAGCTACATGAAAATCTCTCAAGCGTTAATAAGATCGTTACACGCATTAGGAATAGAAGCGGATCTTGAAAGGTCAAAAAAAGAAGGAGTAACCAAAGACCTTTGCTATGACGCCCCTTCATTTTATGAGGTGAAAGTTAACGGAAAGAAACTAATTGGAAGTGCCCAATACAGAACGGCAAATTTCATTCTCCAACATGGTTCAATTCCAATTAAGCATGATTATGAAACCTACATTAATTCTTTTAAATACTCTCATACTGATTGGATAAAACGGCATTTAATTAGTTCTACTATCGATTTAGAAACAATTTTAAAAAAACCTATTTCAAAGATAGAAATAGTCAGAGCTTTTGAAATAGGTTTTAAATCAGTCTTCAAAGAAGAAATATCAGAAGGCTTTTTAGAACAAGAAGAAATAATTCTTGCACAAAAAATGAAAAATAATTTTATCGTTCTGGAGGAAAAGAATTAA
- the flgG gene encoding flagellar basal-body rod protein FlgG, with product MLVSLYNAATGMNAEQRKLDIISNNLANVDTTGYKKQRAEFQDLLYSSVKEAGTPTAQGSTLPTGLYVGHGTRLAATTRIFTLGNIEPTDNSTDIAIMGDGFFQVQMQDGSIAYTRDGSFKLDANGRLTTSDGLMVIPNIVIPQNAVGINVSPDGIVSVSLGDGTIQNVGNLTTVRFLNPGGLKPIGNNLYSETPASGNPTEGIPGQDGFGALQQGYLEKSNVDVVKEMVDMIVAQRAYDINSKTITTADEMLRTVSNVKR from the coding sequence ATGTTAGTGTCTTTGTATAACGCTGCAACCGGTATGAATGCTGAACAAAGAAAGTTAGATATCATTTCAAACAATCTTGCAAACGTTGATACAACAGGATATAAAAAGCAGAGAGCAGAGTTTCAAGATTTGTTATACTCGTCTGTAAAAGAAGCAGGTACTCCAACTGCCCAGGGTTCAACCTTACCAACAGGTCTTTATGTAGGTCATGGTACACGCTTGGCTGCAACAACACGGATCTTCACATTAGGAAACATAGAACCAACAGACAATTCTACCGATATAGCAATCATGGGAGACGGATTTTTTCAGGTTCAGATGCAAGATGGAAGTATAGCCTATACTAGGGATGGTTCTTTTAAATTGGATGCCAACGGTAGACTTACTACTAGTGATGGATTGATGGTTATTCCAAATATAGTGATTCCTCAAAATGCTGTGGGAATAAACGTTTCTCCGGATGGAATAGTAAGTGTTTCTTTGGGAGATGGAACGATTCAAAATGTAGGGAATCTCACTACTGTGAGATTTTTAAACCCTGGGGGGTTAAAACCCATAGGTAATAACTTATATTCTGAAACGCCAGCTTCCGGTAATCCAACGGAAGGGATACCTGGTCAAGATGGATTTGGAGCTTTACAACAAGGTTATTTAGAAAAATCCAACGTCGATGTTGTTAAAGAAATGGTAGATATGATAGTTGCACAAAGAGCTTACGACATTAATTCTAAAACTATCACAACCGCTGATGAAATGTTGAGAACCGTTTCAAATGTTAAGAGATAA
- the rplS gene encoding 50S ribosomal protein L19, whose protein sequence is MDKIINAVETNYKKEDIPEIRPGDTVRVNVKVVEGEGERKRERIQPFEGIVIKIRGAGLGRSFTVRKIGADRVGVERIFPFHSPSISSVEVLKKGKVRRAKLYYLRDVKGKIRIKERKD, encoded by the coding sequence ATGGACAAAATCATAAATGCAGTAGAAACAAATTATAAAAAAGAAGATATCCCTGAAATTAGACCAGGTGATACCGTAAGAGTCAACGTGAAAGTTGTGGAAGGAGAAGGTGAAAGAAAAAGAGAAAGAATCCAACCCTTTGAAGGAATAGTAATAAAAATAAGAGGCGCTGGTCTTGGGCGTTCTTTCACTGTTAGGAAAATAGGTGCGGATAGAGTAGGCGTTGAAAGAATCTTTCCATTTCATTCTCCATCTATAAGCAGCGTAGAGGTCTTGAAAAAAGGTAAAGTTAGAAGGGCTAAACTTTATTACCTGAGGGATGTTAAAGGAAAAATAAGGATTAAAGAGAGGAAGGATTGA
- the flgA gene encoding flagellar basal body P-ring formation chaperone FlgA, with the protein MTLTRLIRIIFFSMMLFVSSIVFSSIVFTVPSVIFSEDWIFSLKDIFPEMKSDRTISYIVNEKIIYSEKELSKILYGLMSSYYSDFDLVFEESTVTVIYKNDNKDIDVQYIDLEIFLQQKIKEYDNSLTVNSIDLKVLPEKVLSAEVIRIFQSYDKLYISLNVKDDKNNQKTLTVIANVSKCEEILVYSKDLTRGTTLNEELTEPATKNVLTINIKPVDIELIRSGSYELTKDVKKGEIADATYLRRIPDVKAGDIVTVLVEFEGITVSTLARAMTNANFGDTLSVRNVENGNIITGKLKEGPILQVSLGGSQK; encoded by the coding sequence ATGACTTTGACACGATTAATCAGAATTATATTTTTTTCTATGATGTTGTTTGTATCATCAATTGTTTTTTCGAGCATAGTTTTTACAGTTCCCTCCGTTATATTCAGTGAAGATTGGATTTTTTCTCTTAAAGATATATTCCCTGAAATGAAGTCAGATAGGACGATCTCTTATATAGTTAATGAGAAGATAATTTATTCTGAAAAAGAGCTTTCTAAAATTTTGTACGGTTTAATGAGTAGTTATTACAGCGATTTTGACCTTGTTTTTGAAGAAAGTACGGTCACGGTTATATACAAAAACGATAATAAAGATATAGATGTTCAGTACATTGATTTAGAAATTTTTTTACAGCAAAAGATAAAAGAGTACGACAATTCTTTGACAGTGAATAGTATAGATCTAAAGGTTCTTCCTGAAAAGGTTTTATCGGCAGAAGTAATAAGGATCTTTCAAAGCTACGATAAGTTGTATATAAGTTTGAACGTAAAAGATGACAAAAACAATCAAAAGACACTTACAGTTATTGCTAATGTATCGAAATGTGAAGAAATACTTGTATACTCCAAAGATTTAACCAGAGGAACAACGTTGAATGAAGAATTAACAGAACCAGCTACTAAAAATGTTCTAACCATCAACATTAAACCTGTAGATATAGAATTAATAAGATCTGGAAGTTATGAATTAACCAAAGATGTAAAAAAAGGCGAAATAGCTGATGCAACTTATCTCAGACGTATACCTGACGTTAAAGCTGGAGACATTGTAACGGTTTTAGTAGAATTTGAGGGTATCACGGTTTCTACTTTGGCGAGGGCTATGACAAATGCAAATTTTGGAGATACTTTGAGCGTTAGGAATGTTGAAAACGGGAACATAATAACCGGTAAACTAAAAGAAGGTCCAATACTTCAGGTTAGTTTAGGAGGTTCTCAAAAATGA
- a CDS encoding flagellar hook-basal body protein: MRGIYNATAGMLNSFAELNSISNNLANLNTVGYKKDFNLFKSVYEKEIRSYQNAQGKGEPIGNIYSSVILDEVIPNLEQGSLIETNGKLDFAIEGDGFFKIERNGNYFYTRNGEFSLSPENYLVTKSGDYVLDEENNPIRINPDNFFVDEEGNISGTNIRLNILNVENLNKYGENYFTGEEIGQADNFYVKQGFLEGSNVDALNEMIKMIEANRKFDILQKAVSTGDSLNAKLIEITSNF; the protein is encoded by the coding sequence ATGAGAGGAATATACAATGCAACGGCTGGCATGCTCAACTCTTTTGCTGAATTGAACTCTATTTCCAACAATTTGGCTAATCTTAACACTGTAGGTTACAAAAAGGATTTTAACCTATTTAAAAGTGTATACGAAAAAGAGATTAGATCATATCAAAATGCACAAGGAAAAGGCGAACCGATAGGGAACATTTATAGTTCGGTTATTTTGGACGAGGTAATTCCAAATCTCGAACAAGGATCTTTAATTGAAACAAACGGAAAGTTAGATTTTGCAATAGAAGGCGACGGCTTTTTTAAAATAGAGAGAAACGGTAACTACTTTTACACACGAAATGGTGAATTTTCTTTAAGTCCTGAAAATTATCTTGTCACAAAAAGCGGTGATTACGTGTTAGATGAAGAAAATAACCCTATACGTATAAATCCAGATAATTTTTTTGTGGATGAAGAAGGTAATATATCGGGAACAAACATAAGATTAAACATCCTAAATGTAGAGAATTTGAATAAATACGGTGAAAATTATTTCACGGGAGAAGAGATAGGACAAGCAGATAACTTCTATGTGAAACAAGGGTTTCTTGAGGGTTCAAACGTTGATGCCCTAAATGAGATGATTAAGATGATCGAAGCAAATAGAAAGTTTGATATTCTACAAAAAGCAGTATCAACAGGAGATTCACTCAACGCAAAGCTTATTGAAATAACTTCAAACTTTTAA
- a CDS encoding rod shape-determining protein, translated as MAKSDLGIDLGTATFVVYQRGQGIILEEPSVVAVDKSKKKMLAIGKEAKDMVGKTPSQIQIIRPVQDGVITDPSIIEEVLRYFVKKAKSKGFNMYKPRLIIGIPALTTDVERRAVKEAGSRIGASKVFLISEPLAAAIGSGIDITEPNGHMVIDIGGGTTDLAILSLGGCVISETIKVAGEAMDQEIIKYTKRRYKFLIGETTAERLKIDIGKAFSQEENLEMEVKGQNIKTGLPSNLKLTSDDIFYAIKPILNEIINKIKNILEKTPPELAADIMQNGLIVVGGVARLRGLDKLISEQTGVRTYIPEDPHLTCAKGTGILLEDIELLNKVQVN; from the coding sequence GCAGTTGATAAGAGTAAAAAAAAGATGTTGGCAATAGGAAAAGAAGCAAAAGATATGGTTGGAAAAACTCCTAGTCAAATACAAATTATTAGGCCCGTGCAGGATGGGGTTATTACGGATCCTAGCATCATAGAGGAAGTATTGAGATATTTCGTCAAAAAAGCCAAATCCAAAGGTTTTAATATGTACAAACCACGATTAATCATAGGGATACCTGCTTTAACTACAGACGTTGAAAGAAGGGCGGTTAAAGAGGCGGGGAGTAGGATTGGCGCTTCTAAAGTATTTCTTATAAGTGAACCTTTAGCTGCTGCTATAGGTAGTGGAATAGATATCACAGAACCTAATGGTCATATGGTAATCGATATAGGAGGAGGCACCACAGACTTAGCGATTTTGAGTTTGGGAGGCTGTGTCATAAGTGAAACGATAAAAGTCGCAGGTGAAGCCATGGATCAAGAAATAATTAAATATACTAAAAGACGATATAAATTCTTGATTGGTGAAACTACCGCTGAAAGGTTGAAAATCGACATAGGCAAGGCTTTTTCTCAAGAAGAAAATCTTGAAATGGAAGTTAAAGGGCAGAACATCAAAACAGGGCTTCCTTCGAATTTAAAACTAACTTCGGACGATATTTTCTACGCAATCAAACCAATATTAAATGAAATAATAAATAAAATAAAAAATATTTTAGAAAAAACTCCTCCAGAATTAGCAGCGGATATAATGCAAAATGGACTTATAGTTGTTGGAGGGGTGGCGAGACTAAGAGGATTGGATAAATTAATATCAGAGCAAACTGGCGTAAGAACGTACATTCCGGAAGATCCACATCTTACTTGTGCAAAAGGTACAGGAATTTTGTTGGAAGACATAGAATTATTAAACAAAGTACAAGTAAATTAG
- a CDS encoding flagellar basal body L-ring protein FlgH, with translation MTDIKLSKVFIFFLIFLVLASLGFSESLWNKNDEEGNSIYNYNQDFGVGDVVTIVVSENPSLSLSESMPDYKKASVDTVNSVVTNIGGVDLSNFLPIGAGDPTQVSVQNDQKSASSSAEVQLFVSAIIQEEDQNGLLKIRGEKEIKVGNNRNTMIVEGYVSPKNIAKDGTIYSSSLANAKIWYDGDIVFQQDPSEPSWLTSILSGIANIFF, from the coding sequence ATGACTGATATAAAGTTATCAAAAGTTTTTATTTTTTTCTTGATTTTTCTAGTTTTAGCGAGCCTTGGTTTCTCTGAATCATTGTGGAATAAGAATGATGAAGAAGGTAATTCTATTTACAACTATAACCAGGATTTTGGGGTAGGAGATGTGGTAACCATTGTCGTTTCTGAAAATCCTTCCCTCTCTTTATCTGAAAGTATGCCTGATTATAAAAAAGCGTCTGTTGATACGGTTAACTCAGTAGTTACAAATATAGGAGGGGTAGATTTATCCAATTTTTTGCCCATAGGGGCTGGAGATCCAACGCAGGTTAGTGTACAAAATGATCAAAAAAGTGCCTCTTCTTCTGCAGAGGTTCAACTATTTGTATCCGCAATAATCCAAGAAGAGGACCAAAACGGACTTTTAAAAATTAGAGGAGAAAAGGAAATTAAGGTGGGTAACAACAGAAATACTATGATTGTTGAAGGCTACGTTTCTCCAAAAAACATTGCAAAAGATGGAACTATTTACTCTTCTAGTTTAGCGAATGCAAAAATTTGGTACGATGGAGATATAGTTTTCCAGCAGGATCCTAGCGAACCATCATGGTTAACGTCTATACTTTCAGGAATAGCAAATATATTCTTTTAG
- the rsmG gene encoding 16S rRNA (guanine(527)-N(7))-methyltransferase RsmG, protein MKELDEKAEKINKYIDMLINYPVNLTAYASEKDAYENLILDSIISIEAEDSFLNSKRVVDIGTGGGIPGLVWAIYFPEKEFYLVDSISKKIQALKIFIKELKLTNVYLFCERAEDFAKTHREYFDFATCKALARSDIALEYLTPLVKVNGFISLFKGPSYFKNEKKYTQNVLKKLNIAEFKEIEYEIGEDKKKRYFILFKKIGTTPQNFPRQVGIPKKFPLGEIK, encoded by the coding sequence ATGAAAGAACTGGATGAAAAGGCTGAGAAAATTAATAAATACATTGATATGTTAATTAACTACCCTGTAAATTTAACCGCTTATGCAAGCGAAAAAGACGCCTACGAAAACCTTATTTTAGATAGTATAATTTCTATAGAGGCAGAAGACAGCTTTCTAAATTCAAAAAGGGTTGTAGATATAGGAACCGGCGGAGGTATACCTGGTTTAGTATGGGCTATATACTTCCCAGAAAAAGAATTTTACCTAGTAGACAGCATATCAAAAAAGATACAGGCTTTGAAAATTTTTATAAAAGAGCTAAAATTAACTAACGTTTATTTGTTCTGTGAAAGAGCAGAGGATTTTGCAAAAACCCATAGAGAATATTTTGACTTTGCCACATGTAAAGCGTTAGCCAGAAGTGATATTGCATTAGAATATTTGACACCACTCGTGAAAGTAAATGGCTTTATATCTCTATTCAAAGGCCCATCATACTTCAAAAATGAGAAAAAATATACACAAAACGTGTTGAAAAAGCTGAATATAGCTGAGTTTAAAGAAATCGAATACGAAATTGGAGAAGACAAGAAGAAAAGGTATTTTATACTTTTTAAAAAAATTGGAACAACCCCCCAAAACTTTCCGAGGCAAGTAGGGATTCCAAAAAAATTTCCTTTAGGAGAAATCAAATGA